The Chelonia mydas isolate rCheMyd1 chromosome 1, rCheMyd1.pri.v2, whole genome shotgun sequence nucleotide sequence CACACGGTGGAGAAGTCCTTCCACCATGGAGACAGAATAGTCTGCAATGTGGCAGGACAGTGGACAGAAATGTAGCAGGCTTGGATTTCACATTTTGGCTATCATATCTAGGTTGTTGCTGGTTCCTGTGTTGCTGGTGGGAGTTACCCTCAGGGCCGTTCGGTTTGGAGTTTTCACTGGCATTTTGTTGCCCGAGAACTTCACAAACCTTTGGCCTACTAAGAAGTACAAAATGGGATCCAGGCAGCTGTTGGTGCTCGCTAAGGGCCTGGTCACTTTGTAGGCTAAGTTAATGGCATTGAGGGTCCCGCAGCTAAGGTCCCAGCTCCGGAAGGAGTAGTACAAGGTGCGAGTGACGTGGAAAGGAAGGAAGCAGATGATGAAGACCACCAGGACAACAATGATCATCTTGACTGACTTCTTTTTGGACTTAGACCTCTTGGAGGTCCCCTGGGTGGGCTGCAGCAGCTTCCGAGCCATCAGGTAGTAGCACACGATGATGGTCAGGAAAGGGATGCAGAACAGCAGCACCAGCATCACCGAGCTGTAGATGACGAACTGGCCGAAGAGCTCCTTGCTCGACGTGTCGTGGCAGGTGATAGTCTTGCACCTCACACTGGTGGTGACAAAGAAGAGCACCGGTGATTGGCACGTGATTATGACCAACCAGACCACCCCTGACACTCTCCGCGCGTAGCGGACACGGCCCCACTGCAGTGACTTCAGCGGGAAGCAGATGCCCAGGAAACGGTGGACACTGATGCAGAGcaggaagaggatgctgcagtagAGGTTGGTGTAGAACAGGAAACGGACTATTTTACACAAGCCCACACTGAAAGGCCAATTGTCCCCCTTGGCGTAGTAATAAACCAGCAAGGGCAGGGAAACCACGTAGAGCGTGTCGGACACGGCCAGGTTGAACATGTACGTGGTGGAGGCATTCCAGGTCTTGATCCTGAAGAGGAAGACGTAGAGGGCCAGCAGGTTGAGGCACAGCCCCACCACACACACGATGCCGTAGGAGACGGGCAGCAGAATGTACTTGAACTCCTCATCAAATTTGCACTTGTACGTGTTGTCTTCCACGCTGCAGTCGACAGTGGATGAGTTGGCGCTCGTGTTCCAGGAGCGCAGAACCATAAAGTTCTCCATTGCCCTAGAAAACAGGGAGTAAACCGTCAGCGAATGCAGGGGTGGCTCATTGAAATGGGAGAGTAAATATGTTTGGATGAGAACTCAAGCAAGACAGCGTATCACTGGGCAGAAGAGATGAGTCACATTGTAAGGATtgttatgtatgtgtgtgtgtgtgtgtgtcccagactgcacgccggggggggggggggaatctagtcacacagagtgttggggttcttagggactggcttgttttggccttgttttgaaatgggattagcttgatttttggcttattgtgaaagtcagggtgcttatttatcatgtgaaagttggcaactgttcCGTGGGCATGGAAAGCAGAACCACACTGGATGGGTGGAAGGAAGGATGCAGCTTAGTTCCTTAAGTTTAGTTTCCAAAGTTATATTTGGCATTTTTTGCAGATGTGATGcaacttacatcgacttaagctgTGTCCATTTTTATGGGTATAGCTGAATTAGTGGACTGAtagagtctgcgggatactagtgacatgcttcattgacaataaacctgactggGTGCCTTTGtcccttaacagatcttgtggtcattaggcggttcgctcaaggtctgccgtgccagctgtctgcgcagggctggggcggcacaCAGAAGGAACACACACATGGAGCCAAACATCTATCAACTTCTAACCACAgcagtaatgtagacaagccccttgTAGAAGCAGGTCACCAGAGAGCATAAGAAAAATCAGCACGTAAATCACACACATGGGGAGTGCATGAGAATGACTGCATGCTAATACCTGCTTCATGGAAAATCTGCATCCTCTGAACCTCGAGGGCAGGGAAGGCACAAGGTGGGGCAGCTGGGttcagttttgctttgctttcGGAGCAGGACTCAGGGGAGCCGTGGGGAGATATGTATGTAAGTGTTACGCAGTCATTTTCTCTAGAGCTAGCTAGAGCAAGCCTCCTCCTTTATGCTTTTCTTCTGGAAAGGGCTGACATAAGCGCTGTTGTGCTCACCTTCGCTCTGACCCCTTTGTGGTGTAGAGAGGCCCTAGATCCCCCGTTCTGCTCAGGGAGGGAACCCCTTGGCATGACAAGCCCTGCCATAAGGGGTGTGCTGAAGAtacagctggggctgcagcaggctgcACTGCAGAGTTTCCTGGCAGCACTGCATCCCATACAGAAGCCCTGGAAGGCTGTCATAACTTAGAcaggcccctggggctgtctAAATCACACTGGGGGCTACTAAAGTCTCTGGAGCAGCCCAGGATTGGGATGGTGTGAAGGTGGCTTAAAACTACCTTAGTcactccactcctggccccaagTTCCATGCTGCGTCTCGCAAGGCCTAGCCCTCGAGCTCCACTTCCAGAAGCCCAGGCAGACTCAGCCGAAGCTGAGTGCTCGTGCAGCTGGCAGAAGCGCTTGAGTCTTGTCTCCAGCCATCCGGAGGGCTTTACCTCCCACCACAGACAGTCCATGCGCGAAAGATTCAGTCCAGAATCTCAGGAGAGATAATGAGACCCACCCCGAGTAGAGTACTGTAAACTAGAGGGGTATGAGAAAACGGGCCCAGCTTTCTGGAATGTGGATGCTGCCCAGACACCGCTGGTACACATCATATCTAAcggtagggttgccacctttctaattgctggtaactggaccctCAAGGcctcgcccctgccctgtctctttccccaaggctctgccctgtcgcttgttccctcccccccacaccccaattgCTCACTGGATCATCTCAAGAAGCCTGTCTGGTCAGGGGTTGGCACGGGTTAATGACCCGgcgccttcccccaccctgcactAACCCAACTTTTGGTTCAGATGCAATTTAGGGGTGCCAGGTCCccgaaaaccaggcacctggcaaccctaagtggcACCCGGACTCAGAAGCCAAAAACCGGCCAGGTGGCAGCCTCATCGAACAGAGCTGCTCATACCACACAGCATCACTTCTGCTAGCCAGATCCAGAATGGTATTCTCATCTGACGCGTGGCTTGTCGGAAATAGCGGGTTACATTAATATCAGCAACCCGGTAAAATGAGGAAGGATCGTGTCTGCTCTGGACAGCTATCCTGTTCAGAGCCAAACCTCTCCTGAGCAAGGTGCCCCCGGCTCCGTTACATATGCCATGTGCCAAAGGGCCCCACATCTCAGCACCGATGGGTTCCCCGCTGTTGTATCTCTTGCTCTTTACCCAAAAAATTTCAAGGCGTCAAATAGTCAACGCTGGGTCCCCAATACAAAGAGGCCAGGTACAGCTGCTTTGTAATAACTGAGCCTGCACATTCATGCTAAATGTAAAAAGTATGTGAGAGTTcgtaagatgtcacaataacagCTGTTGAAGGGAAAAGGGATAAAAGGGAGACAGATTCcattagtctaaacaaaatgcCCCGCTGATATGATTCAAGGACTCTGTTGGTGTTGGACTTAATCAACAAGAAAATGTGGGTccggaaattaatgaaccaaaatggGTGTGTTGGATATGAGGC carries:
- the P2RY2 gene encoding P2Y purinoceptor 2 isoform X1 → MVSIQNNSYLSRAMENFMVLRSWNTSANSSTVDCSVEDNTYKCKFDEEFKYILLPVSYGIVCVVGLCLNLLALYVFLFRIKTWNASTTYMFNLAVSDTLYVVSLPLLVYYYAKGDNWPFSVGLCKIVRFLFYTNLYCSILFLLCISVHRFLGICFPLKSLQWGRVRYARRVSGVVWLVIITCQSPVLFFVTTSVRCKTITCHDTSSKELFGQFVIYSSVMLVLLFCIPFLTIIVCYYLMARKLLQPTQGTSKRSKSKKKSVKMIIVVLVVFIICFLPFHVTRTLYYSFRSWDLSCGTLNAINLAYKVTRPLASTNSCLDPILYFLVGQRFVKFSGNKMPVKTPNRTALRVTPTSNTGTSNNLDMIAKM
- the P2RY2 gene encoding P2Y purinoceptor 2 isoform X2, whose protein sequence is MENFMVLRSWNTSANSSTVDCSVEDNTYKCKFDEEFKYILLPVSYGIVCVVGLCLNLLALYVFLFRIKTWNASTTYMFNLAVSDTLYVVSLPLLVYYYAKGDNWPFSVGLCKIVRFLFYTNLYCSILFLLCISVHRFLGICFPLKSLQWGRVRYARRVSGVVWLVIITCQSPVLFFVTTSVRCKTITCHDTSSKELFGQFVIYSSVMLVLLFCIPFLTIIVCYYLMARKLLQPTQGTSKRSKSKKKSVKMIIVVLVVFIICFLPFHVTRTLYYSFRSWDLSCGTLNAINLAYKVTRPLASTNSCLDPILYFLVGQRFVKFSGNKMPVKTPNRTALRVTPTSNTGTSNNLDMIAKM